The sequence GCCCCTAATGGATCGTTCCATCAGGGAATCGTCCCTCTATCCCTCCCGTCAACCACAGGCAACACCTTGTGTGAGCTCAATTCTCGGGGAATGATCTCAGGGACTTCCAGCCCGAGCTGACTCGCTGGATTCAGCCGATTGCATGTCGAATAGACCTCTTTGCGAAAGAGAAACCCGGGTAAAGAAACGATCCTGTAACGCCAGTTGCTTGCACGCCTCAACACACTCCGGTTCGGCAACTTTCAGGGAATCATTCGTTGATGAAGGGATAAATCGTCATATTCTCGGACTATTCCCTGGCCAACATATTCGGCACAAAAACACGTAACAGCCCTTGGAATCAGTCTGTTTCGCCAGAGGCACTCAGGGGTTCTCAACGAGACATGGAAACAACCTTGTCACTGTAGGTATTTTAGAGTATTCAATGAATAAAAACCAATATGGCAGATATATGACCCTATTCTCCAGCTCCCCGCTCCTACTGCGCAAAACTACGCCCATCAGCGACGAAGAGTTCCGACAACTCCGCGACTTCATCTATTCGAAATGCGGCATATGGGTGGACGAAAAGCGCAAGTATCTTTTCGAAAACCGGTTCCAACCACGCATAGCGGAGTTGGGACTGAAAACATTCGGCGAATATATCAAGCTTTTGAGTTATGGCAGGGACAGCGTCAAGGAGCTCGAACGGGTTTACGAGCTTGTCACCACAAACGAGACGAGCCTGTTCCGAGACACCAAGCAGCTCGACGGCTTTACCGCAAACGTGTTGACCCCGCTTATAAACGACCTGCGGCAAAAGAATAAATTCGAATTGAACATCTGGTCAGCCGGGTGCTCCTCCGGTGAGGAACCTTACACCCTGGCCATAATCATCCATGAACTCCTTGGGCTTGAGCTTAAGCGCTGGAGAGTGAACATCACAGGAGTGGACCTTTCCCCCCCAATGATCGCCAAGGCAAAGGAAGGCGTCTTCGGCGACTACTCCTTCAAAACAACCCCCGACGCCATAAAAGCCAAGCACTTCACCAAGTGCGCGACCGGCTACAAGATTTCGCCCGCAGTGGCCAGCTTGGTGAACTTCCAGGTAATGAACTTAAACGACTCCCTGGCGCTTAAAAGGCTTCCCAAGTCCCACATCGTCTTTTGCCGGAACGTCATCATCTATTTCGACGTAAACATGAAGAAGAAGGCCCTTGCGGCGTTCTACGACAACCTTCTTCCTGGTGGAACGCTCATGCTCGGGCACTCTGAATCCCTGCACAGCATAACAAACGTGTTCAGGCCGAAAATGCTTTCGAACTGCATCGCGTATCTCAAAGTATAGAACGGAGTTCCTGCAACCATGCCAACGATAGGGATCAAGCAACTCCAGCCTGGCGCGACAACAGCAAAGGACGTCACTTCCCCCGACGGCCGCGTGCTCTTGGCCAAAGGCTGCACGATCGAACCCTGGCACCTAGGACTTTTTCAGGGACTCGGCATCACGGACGTGGAGATCGAAGATCCGAACGCGCAAAAACGCAGGGATCAGGCAATAGATTATGTCCGGGAATTTTTCGCCTTCGTCAATCCAGACAATCCGACCGTCATTTCGTTGTACAATTTCGCGGTGGACCTTGTTGAACAAAAGCTGGACCAAGGCTGGTCCCTGCCTTCCCTGTCTGTGCGCCGCGCGGAAAACGTGGAACACCTTGCGGACGTTTTCCCCATGGAAATCGTCAAGCCGGAACGCATCGTCGATCACGAGACAAAACTGGCCAGCTTCCCCGACGTCTACTTCAGGCTGAGAAAGGAAATAGACACCCAGAAGGCCTCGGTGAACCGCCTGGGCGCACTTGTGAGCCAGGACGTCGGACTTGCCTCGAGGCTGCTCAAGCTGGTCAACAGTCCCATGTATGCCGTGGCAAAACCTGTCGAAAGCATTGACAG is a genomic window of Desulfovibrio sp. containing:
- a CDS encoding protein-glutamate O-methyltransferase CheR — translated: MTLFSSSPLLLRKTTPISDEEFRQLRDFIYSKCGIWVDEKRKYLFENRFQPRIAELGLKTFGEYIKLLSYGRDSVKELERVYELVTTNETSLFRDTKQLDGFTANVLTPLINDLRQKNKFELNIWSAGCSSGEEPYTLAIIIHELLGLELKRWRVNITGVDLSPPMIAKAKEGVFGDYSFKTTPDAIKAKHFTKCATGYKISPAVASLVNFQVMNLNDSLALKRLPKSHIVFCRNVIIYFDVNMKKKALAAFYDNLLPGGTLMLGHSESLHSITNVFRPKMLSNCIAYLKV